A genomic stretch from Sphingobacterium sp. ML3W includes:
- a CDS encoding DUF6850 family outer membrane beta-barrel protein: protein MNIKYIFSLAFAASFVQLHAQENTTLSYAKEKERLLKLHTSAFLAELNLPAVGNTELGYFYEGGDFRHPFTGKSKQGLQFSAEKFQRAGDWTLYGSFDFKTLKEKQLAYSSLINPFTDNPYQIVDSLKGDWNKQFYNMGLKIASPSFASGKMRAGFDLGYQVAIGARQMDPRSLDTENKIRLAPNITYKISPRHQLGLAAIYQHDKNDLKITRANENQQYNLYKRLGLGEYMSAAPVLMTSDAYRTYITNAYGTELSYRYEAGSLRWLLSGGYLRHDEKVSDGVTYPMQAGRHRSDQYSLSSALDLKRGVYNHHFDLNLLYRDISNTEYQQLQRSEDRSYETIFEGTLNTAVRSQASLAYLLAKETSSYRSDWFAKASLSYSGWDNRYALPQSKEIIDRMDIGLRFNKAVSRWVIDLASNYNFAVKNEWNYTDKSYSSNFVANSIALPIYQYLVQDRVTNALSIQYRLANLGKNNNQLYLKGSGSVETALSSPLGTIEKGQSRYTASLTLGLLTF, encoded by the coding sequence ATGAATATAAAATATATTTTTTCCCTGGCATTTGCGGCCAGCTTCGTGCAGCTGCATGCCCAGGAAAATACAACCCTCAGCTACGCCAAAGAAAAAGAGCGCCTGCTGAAACTCCATACCAGCGCCTTTCTGGCGGAGCTCAATCTACCGGCTGTGGGCAACACGGAATTAGGCTACTTCTACGAAGGCGGAGATTTTAGGCATCCCTTTACTGGCAAATCAAAACAGGGCCTGCAGTTCTCCGCTGAAAAATTCCAGCGGGCCGGAGACTGGACCCTTTACGGAAGCTTTGATTTTAAAACCCTGAAAGAGAAGCAACTTGCCTACAGCAGCCTGATCAATCCCTTTACGGACAATCCCTACCAGATCGTCGATTCGCTGAAGGGCGACTGGAACAAGCAGTTTTACAATATGGGCCTGAAAATCGCGAGCCCAAGTTTTGCCAGCGGTAAAATGCGGGCCGGTTTTGACCTCGGCTATCAGGTCGCTATCGGCGCAAGGCAAATGGACCCGCGCTCCCTGGATACGGAAAATAAAATCCGGCTGGCGCCAAATATTACCTACAAAATCAGCCCGCGCCATCAGCTCGGCCTGGCGGCGATTTATCAGCACGACAAAAATGATCTGAAAATAACGCGCGCAAATGAAAATCAGCAGTACAACCTGTACAAGCGATTGGGTCTCGGGGAATATATGAGCGCCGCACCAGTCCTGATGACCAGTGACGCGTACCGCACGTATATCACAAACGCCTATGGCACAGAACTGAGTTACCGCTATGAAGCCGGTTCACTGCGCTGGTTGCTGTCGGGAGGCTACCTGCGCCACGACGAAAAGGTCAGCGATGGAGTTACCTACCCCATGCAAGCAGGTAGGCATCGTTCCGATCAGTACAGCCTGTCCTCAGCCCTAGACCTCAAACGTGGGGTCTACAATCATCATTTCGATCTGAACCTGTTGTACCGGGACATTTCCAATACCGAATACCAGCAGTTGCAACGTAGCGAAGATCGCAGCTACGAGACCATCTTTGAAGGCACACTGAATACAGCGGTCCGCAGTCAGGCCTCCTTGGCCTATCTTTTGGCCAAAGAAACAAGCTCCTACCGTTCCGACTGGTTTGCCAAGGCTTCACTGAGTTATTCAGGTTGGGACAACCGCTATGCCCTACCGCAGAGCAAGGAAATTATCGATCGCATGGATATTGGCCTCCGTTTTAACAAAGCCGTATCACGCTGGGTCATTGACCTGGCCTCCAACTACAATTTCGCGGTAAAAAATGAGTGGAACTATACCGATAAAAGCTATTCGAGCAATTTTGTCGCCAACAGCATTGCGCTGCCCATCTACCAGTATCTGGTACAAGACCGGGTGACCAATGCCTTAAGTATCCAATACCGGCTTGCCAACCTCGGAAAGAACAACAATCAGCTCTATCTCAAGGGATCCGGCAGTGTGGAGACGGCCCTTTCCAGCCCTTTGGGGACCATTGAAAAAGGGCAGTCGCGCTATACCGCCAGTTTAACATTGGGTTTATTGACGTTTTAG
- a CDS encoding DUF4876 domain-containing protein, giving the protein MKKISCYIYLIALLALLSGCRKDFAPVNTLSYTLTLRYPGTYKELFAQGAAVTLKNTFTGQTTQFTSNGKGEVDLHDILPGIYTVTASREITETESLTIIGREGKAFLNATVASLRIQESGKTQIQLSGGAVGGFVIKEFYYTGSRTPNNASYLYDGFVEIYNNSTDTLYAGGLSFGATKAGSSVATKFIEDQQNIYLASLWTIPGSAGVHHPVPPGKSLVIAVDGINHKTDPNGNPNAPTDLGAGIADFETYFNPPGNTNDTDSPDVPNVTLIHSSSLTLFDWLPGVNGSGLVILSPDDYTGYETVTEPGATASTRYVKVPVDKVIDGIDCVANSTITLDKKRLPGNIDAGVAFVGGGAGTGKSVVRKVREEINGVKVLMDTNNSSADFSINDTPSPKSYSK; this is encoded by the coding sequence ATGAAGAAAATTAGCTGTTATATCTACCTGATCGCGTTACTGGCTCTATTGAGCGGCTGCCGCAAAGATTTCGCGCCGGTAAATACACTTTCCTATACCCTCACCCTGCGTTATCCGGGCACCTATAAGGAGCTCTTTGCCCAGGGGGCAGCGGTGACACTTAAGAATACATTTACAGGACAAACCACTCAATTTACCAGCAATGGCAAGGGCGAGGTTGACCTACATGATATCCTACCCGGCATCTATACTGTCACGGCCAGCCGGGAGATCACCGAAACCGAGAGCCTGACCATTATCGGACGTGAAGGCAAGGCCTTTCTGAATGCCACCGTTGCCTCCCTACGTATCCAGGAGTCCGGAAAAACACAAATCCAGCTGAGCGGCGGTGCCGTCGGTGGATTTGTGATCAAAGAGTTTTACTATACCGGCAGCAGGACACCCAACAATGCCTCCTATCTGTATGACGGTTTTGTCGAGATCTACAACAACTCGACCGACACCCTCTATGCCGGCGGCCTCTCTTTCGGAGCCACGAAAGCAGGATCATCCGTTGCCACGAAATTCATCGAGGATCAACAAAACATATACCTGGCCTCCCTTTGGACCATTCCGGGTAGCGCCGGTGTGCACCATCCCGTGCCACCGGGCAAATCCCTAGTTATCGCTGTCGACGGCATCAATCACAAAACAGATCCCAATGGCAATCCGAATGCACCAACGGACCTGGGCGCAGGAATAGCAGATTTCGAAACCTATTTCAATCCACCGGGAAATACCAACGACACCGACTCGCCCGATGTACCCAATGTGACACTGATCCACAGCTCTTCGCTAACCCTATTCGACTGGCTGCCCGGCGTCAATGGGTCCGGACTCGTCATCCTTTCACCCGATGATTATACCGGCTATGAAACCGTTACCGAGCCCGGAGCGACAGCTTCCACACGCTATGTAAAAGTACCGGTTGACAAGGTGATCGACGGCATAGACTGTGTCGCCAACAGTACCATCACACTGGACAAGAAACGCCTGCCGGGCAATATTGACGCCGGAGTAGCCTTTGTGGGCGGTGGTGCCGGCACAGGAAAATCGGTGGTCCGAAAAGTAAGGGAAGAGATCAATGGCGTTAAAGTGCTGATGGATACCAACAATTCATCCGCCGACTTTAGCATCAACGATACCCCCAGTCCTAAAAGTTATTCCAAATAA
- a CDS encoding TonB-dependent receptor yields the protein MGNNDTALIRQRSVLFFALLTLSTAPLAVSAITLPASTERALQELEVRGVITEKASGKAVKGATVQIRELGLYSKTDDKGYFSFPRMPTGHYTLVVSYLGMRSIEQSVTTGKQPIALAMEENSIALADVVVVAQENRKEGATSTIINRKAIEHMQATSLGEVLQLLPGAITINPDFTNVNKAGIRNVGNTDRSNRSSDYMSSLGTSLIINGAPISNNANLQSLGSAGIITGTSGSSGSSGAFSTSQGLGADMRQYTADNIESVEVIRGIAGVEYGDMTSGAILVQTKAGKEELQVKGRINPKLTQFWAGQGFDLGRNRGTLFVDLDYTRARDKEISAYSAYNRLTGSAQYTKTFGQDKPLYTNTYFSFGSNLDNVKVDPDANAVPQRNKSQEYSYRFATNGKWKLNKALARQLNYTLSLNYALQKSYLENSGTSGISAVGNSYSDGTFEVPYLPASYTNKAWVEGQPINLFAKLSDEFYAKTGLFSHRLLVGADYRMDVNTGAGKTFDPNFPYRTRDMNGYRARAYRDVPALNQLGAYAEDRMTARFGERELSIQAGLRMDQLQPFRSDNKAALSPRINVSYDLLPSFSLRAGYGIASKAPTLNLLYPENAYFDVFSLNYYKQDPNEALALMSTRVYETGNKQLKLAKSHKKEIGIDWKIGKTQRLSITGYHDKIDNAYDYMTTLNNLHYALIPTYTVQQEVPGGKPILSDDVTNTPYVFSYATPTNGRQIINKGAEFDLDMGRFDAIRTSFQLTGAYQSTKSTTTTPYILAQEVPNKPMTRIGVFAPRGTDAERFVTTLRAIHHIPELRFILTLTAQTIWIDKERNVDFSSLPIGYIPLGADQPMAITYFSEAERQQITAVDRDIYLSLNEGTFRTESWKPLWLFNMKLTKEFARNMGFSFYTNNFINNRPLVKSTRYPEQFTKRNIDIFFGTELSIKF from the coding sequence ATGGGAAATAACGACACAGCCCTGATACGGCAACGCTCCGTTCTGTTCTTTGCCCTGCTAACCTTATCCACCGCGCCCCTGGCCGTTAGCGCCATCACGCTCCCGGCATCCACCGAACGTGCTTTGCAGGAGCTAGAGGTCCGCGGTGTCATTACTGAAAAAGCAAGCGGCAAAGCAGTCAAGGGAGCGACTGTACAGATCCGGGAACTGGGCCTGTACTCCAAGACCGATGACAAGGGATACTTTAGCTTTCCGCGCATGCCAACGGGACATTACACCCTTGTTGTCAGCTATTTAGGCATGCGAAGCATTGAACAATCCGTGACTACCGGCAAGCAGCCCATTGCCCTTGCAATGGAAGAGAATTCAATCGCGCTAGCGGATGTGGTCGTTGTCGCCCAGGAAAACCGAAAGGAAGGTGCCACCTCGACCATCATCAACCGAAAAGCCATTGAACATATGCAGGCAACCAGCCTCGGGGAAGTGCTGCAATTGCTTCCGGGTGCAATTACCATCAATCCAGATTTTACCAATGTAAACAAGGCCGGTATCCGAAATGTAGGGAATACCGACCGCAGCAACCGATCGTCCGATTATATGAGTTCGCTCGGGACATCCCTGATTATCAATGGCGCCCCGATATCCAACAATGCCAATTTGCAGTCCCTAGGCTCCGCCGGCATCATCACGGGCACCTCGGGATCCAGTGGTTCAAGCGGTGCTTTCTCCACTTCACAGGGACTAGGTGCAGATATGCGGCAATATACCGCCGACAATATCGAATCCGTCGAAGTCATCCGCGGCATTGCCGGTGTTGAATACGGAGACATGACCTCCGGTGCCATTCTTGTGCAGACCAAAGCCGGTAAGGAAGAGCTGCAGGTAAAAGGGCGTATCAACCCCAAACTGACCCAGTTCTGGGCCGGACAGGGTTTTGACCTGGGCCGCAACCGCGGTACCCTATTCGTTGATCTGGACTACACCCGCGCCCGGGACAAGGAGATCTCGGCTTACTCCGCCTACAACCGGCTGACCGGATCGGCGCAGTATACCAAAACATTTGGTCAGGACAAGCCCCTCTATACCAATACCTATTTTTCCTTTGGCAGCAACCTGGACAATGTCAAAGTTGATCCCGATGCCAATGCGGTACCCCAGCGCAACAAGTCGCAGGAATACAGCTACCGCTTTGCCACTAACGGAAAATGGAAGCTCAACAAAGCGCTGGCCCGCCAGTTAAATTATACCCTGTCGTTAAACTACGCACTCCAAAAATCCTACCTCGAGAATTCCGGAACTTCGGGTATCTCTGCCGTTGGAAACTCCTACAGCGATGGTACATTTGAAGTCCCCTATTTACCTGCAAGCTATACCAATAAAGCCTGGGTAGAAGGACAGCCAATCAATCTATTTGCCAAGCTATCGGATGAGTTTTACGCCAAGACCGGTCTTTTCAGCCACCGTCTGCTTGTCGGTGCAGACTACCGCATGGATGTCAATACCGGTGCCGGGAAGACGTTCGATCCGAACTTCCCCTACCGTACCCGGGACATGAACGGTTATCGCGCCCGGGCCTATCGGGATGTACCGGCATTAAATCAGCTTGGCGCATACGCCGAGGACCGCATGACCGCCCGCTTTGGCGAGCGCGAATTGTCCATTCAAGCAGGTCTGCGAATGGATCAGCTGCAGCCCTTCCGCAGCGACAACAAAGCCGCACTGTCCCCACGGATCAATGTGAGCTATGACCTCCTGCCCTCGTTCAGCCTGCGTGCCGGCTATGGTATCGCCAGCAAGGCGCCGACACTGAACCTGCTCTATCCCGAAAATGCCTATTTCGACGTGTTCAGTTTAAATTACTACAAACAGGACCCCAATGAGGCACTTGCGCTGATGAGCACACGCGTCTACGAAACAGGAAATAAACAACTTAAACTGGCCAAGTCGCACAAAAAGGAAATCGGCATCGATTGGAAAATCGGGAAAACCCAGCGCCTCAGCATTACTGGGTACCATGATAAAATCGACAATGCCTACGATTACATGACCACGCTGAACAACCTGCACTATGCGCTTATCCCGACCTATACCGTACAGCAGGAAGTACCGGGCGGTAAACCGATTCTGAGCGACGATGTGACCAATACCCCGTATGTATTTAGCTATGCCACCCCGACCAATGGCCGGCAGATCATCAATAAGGGAGCCGAGTTTGACCTGGACATGGGGCGTTTTGACGCCATCCGTACCTCCTTTCAGCTGACAGGCGCCTACCAGTCCACCAAGTCAACGACTACGACACCCTATATCCTCGCGCAGGAGGTACCCAACAAGCCCATGACCCGTATCGGGGTATTTGCACCCCGTGGCACAGATGCCGAGCGCTTTGTGACCACCTTACGGGCGATACACCATATTCCCGAACTGCGGTTTATCCTGACCCTGACCGCGCAGACCATCTGGATCGACAAAGAACGCAATGTAGACTTTTCGAGCCTGCCCATAGGTTACATCCCCTTGGGTGCGGACCAGCCGATGGCCATTACCTATTTTTCAGAAGCCGAACGCCAGCAGATTACCGCCGTAGACCGGGATATCTACCTGAGCCTGAATGAGGGCACCTTCCGGACTGAAAGCTGGAAACCCCTCTGGTTGTTCAATATGAAACTTACAAAGGAATTCGCCAGGAATATGGGCTTCTCGTTCTACACCAATAATTTCATCAACAATAGACCATTGGTAAAGAGTACACGCTACCCCGAGCAGTTCACAAAACGGAATATAGATATCTTTTTTGGGACCGAACTGTCTATTAAATTCTAA
- a CDS encoding HEAT repeat domain-containing protein, whose protein sequence is MKHFTLTGLTLALSVLAADGLHAQSIQQPTVKTPTTFAIVVDQHTYDQAKPEIDAYRAAVEKDGLGTYIISGRWSKPEEIRTILQDLHGKQQPLEGTVLIGDIPIPMLRDAQFLTSAFKMSQNIRWDKSSVPSDRYYDDFDLQFDFIRQDTAKTCSNYFYYSLRANSPQYIQLDIYSARIKPPVENGEDPIAKIKAYLKKVVRQKGQTRALNDMVLSTGHGYNSNSVNSTIGDALALRTQMPHLFRPGNSVKFINFRSDNFIKFNLLNELKREGLDFAYMTGHGTATLQLLNGYPLASNPQPSMDNVARYLRSKLRSAKEDGRDVEAVKKSFMESLGVNEKWMLDAFDPKSIAADSLFNDDMDMQIHDVKDTHIKAPLVYLNSCLTGSFHLPNYLAGYYPFSDNDNVAAVANSVGVLQDLWPGELMGLLQHGVRVGNWMKHMAYLETHILGDPTYHFEGDAEQRLKINTAIGACDGRVSYWKTLLKENDADLQALALVYLSRLLPEKELSSLLKQYYFESAFETVRTQAFIQLRQLENPDYFEVLHAAKSDSYEFIRRSAVYDLAEFGGNDFVKDMIQLYVSDPHSERVGYRLRTSLSYMDPMLVRQEIDRQIRLNPNLSNGKLLAEKLDQIVASGERATQALEKKILNKDEKEKERMNEIRTMRLYRYHRMVPILIATASDKGNSPDIRVTALEALSWFPLSYQRTAIGEACAQLLNSDAPETVKYQSLKTKNIMAGFSKK, encoded by the coding sequence ATGAAGCATTTCACATTGACGGGTTTAACCCTCGCCTTGAGCGTATTGGCAGCGGACGGGCTGCATGCGCAAAGCATACAGCAGCCGACAGTGAAAACTCCGACGACTTTTGCCATTGTCGTCGACCAGCATACTTACGATCAGGCAAAGCCGGAGATCGACGCTTATCGGGCGGCGGTAGAAAAAGATGGCTTGGGTACTTATATTATTTCAGGCCGCTGGAGCAAACCGGAAGAGATCCGGACCATATTGCAGGACCTCCATGGAAAACAGCAACCCCTAGAGGGGACGGTGCTGATCGGTGATATCCCGATTCCGATGCTGCGCGATGCACAGTTTTTGACCTCGGCCTTCAAGATGTCGCAAAACATCCGTTGGGATAAGTCTTCGGTGCCTTCTGACCGCTACTACGATGACTTTGACCTGCAGTTTGATTTTATCCGTCAGGATACGGCCAAGACATGCAGCAATTATTTCTATTATTCCCTGCGTGCCAATTCGCCGCAATATATACAGCTAGATATCTACTCGGCCCGCATTAAACCGCCGGTGGAAAATGGCGAGGATCCGATTGCCAAAATAAAGGCCTACCTGAAAAAAGTGGTCCGGCAGAAAGGGCAGACCAGGGCGCTAAATGATATGGTCCTTTCCACGGGCCATGGCTACAATTCGAATTCGGTCAATTCGACAATCGGTGATGCCCTGGCGCTGCGGACACAGATGCCGCATCTGTTCCGCCCGGGAAACTCGGTCAAGTTTATCAATTTCCGCTCCGACAATTTTATTAAGTTCAACCTCTTGAATGAACTGAAGCGGGAGGGACTGGATTTCGCCTACATGACCGGACATGGTACCGCGACGCTGCAGCTGCTCAACGGCTATCCGCTGGCATCCAATCCGCAACCGTCGATGGATAACGTGGCCCGGTATCTCCGTTCCAAACTGCGGTCGGCAAAAGAAGATGGCCGCGATGTGGAAGCGGTAAAAAAATCCTTTATGGAATCCCTTGGCGTAAATGAAAAGTGGATGCTGGATGCCTTTGATCCCAAAAGCATCGCTGCGGATTCTCTCTTTAATGACGATATGGATATGCAGATCCACGATGTAAAAGATACACATATCAAAGCACCGCTGGTTTATCTGAACTCCTGTCTGACGGGCTCCTTTCACCTGCCCAATTATCTGGCGGGTTATTACCCTTTTTCTGACAATGACAATGTTGCGGCGGTAGCCAATTCTGTAGGTGTGCTGCAGGATCTGTGGCCCGGCGAACTGATGGGCCTGTTGCAGCATGGTGTACGGGTGGGCAACTGGATGAAACATATGGCCTATCTGGAGACGCATATCCTGGGGGATCCAACCTATCATTTCGAAGGAGATGCCGAGCAGCGGTTGAAAATCAATACGGCTATCGGTGCATGTGACGGGCGTGTCAGCTACTGGAAAACGTTGCTGAAAGAAAATGATGCAGACCTGCAGGCGCTTGCCCTGGTTTACCTCTCGCGTCTACTGCCCGAAAAGGAACTGAGCTCTTTGTTAAAACAATATTACTTTGAGTCGGCCTTTGAAACAGTACGTACCCAGGCGTTTATCCAGTTGCGGCAACTGGAAAATCCGGATTATTTTGAGGTATTGCATGCCGCAAAATCGGATTCGTATGAGTTTATCCGCCGTTCGGCGGTGTATGACCTGGCGGAGTTTGGCGGCAACGATTTTGTGAAGGACATGATCCAGCTGTATGTCAGTGATCCGCATTCGGAGCGCGTGGGATACCGCTTGCGAACTTCGCTGAGTTATATGGATCCTATGCTGGTCAGACAGGAGATCGACCGGCAGATTCGCCTCAACCCGAACCTGAGCAACGGTAAACTTCTGGCGGAAAAACTTGACCAGATTGTCGCTTCCGGTGAGCGGGCGACCCAGGCATTGGAGAAAAAGATTTTAAACAAGGACGAGAAGGAGAAGGAGCGAATGAATGAGATCCGTACCATGCGGCTGTACCGTTACCATCGGATGGTGCCAATATTGATCGCGACAGCCTCGGACAAGGGCAATTCGCCGGATATTCGCGTCACGGCGCTTGAAGCACTGAGCTGGTTCCCACTGTCTTATCAGCGGACTGCGATCGGGGAGGCCTGTGCACAGTTGCTAAACTCGGACGCACCGGAAACCGTGAAATATCAAAGCTTAAAAACAAAAAACATCATGGCTGGATTCTCAAAAAAGTAA